A genomic stretch from Setaria viridis chromosome 1, Setaria_viridis_v4.0, whole genome shotgun sequence includes:
- the LOC117838456 gene encoding uncharacterized protein produces MASISGVKGEELCCEDEECWAAEVPGYPMDDVDPMDILPNSSHRDGSIYSGTPSWKRDYRIADRNEICLLLLVDAITLGQIKGIPGSLINMSGPKRGIQLVDTTLIEYDMKIKTGGHESEDLQLIDGVSLVDDMDTWNCSPFTWRMHGGCGAIDITAARLNFAVEATVEVAISQEQSDFSMCLSCFTSGLHEEIRLFDGAIAESCGLKRSVIAVVMGAQMDLKFKVASVLCIPGENCCSFKATKHGRATQEIKTDFALITVKVTWSTLD; encoded by the exons ATGGCCAGCATCAGTGGAGTTAAAGGTGAGGAGCTGTGCTGTGAGGATGAAGAGTGCTGGGCTGCAGAGGTTCCTGGTTATCCCATGGATGATGTAGACCCTATGGATATACTTCCAAATAGTAGCCACCGTGACGGTTCTATATACAGTGGCACGCCTAGCTGGAAAAGAGACTATCGTATTGCGGACCGTAATGAGA TTTGTTTACTTTTACTAGTTGATGCCATTACATTGGGACAGATAAAGGGAATTCCT GGTTCTCTCATCAACATGTCTGGTCCGAAGCGAGGGATCCAATTGGTTGACACAACTCTAATCGAATATGACATGAAGATCAAGACAGGTGGACATGAAAGCGAAGATCTACAGCTGATCGATGGCGTATCACTCGTAGATGATATGGATACATGGAATTGCAGCCCATTCACGTGGCGCATGCATGGTGGCTGTGGTGCGATCGACATAACTGCTGCACGTCTTAACTTTGCGGTTGAGGCGACCGTGGAAGTCGCCATATCACAAGAGCAAAGCGATTTCAGTATGTGCCTCAGTTGTTTTACCAGTGGGTTACATGAAGAAATCCGGCTCTTCGATGGTGCTATTGCTGAGTCATGTGGCTTAAAGAGGTCAGTGATTGCTGTAGTGATGGGTGCTCAGATGGATTTGAAGTTCAAGGTAGCCTCAGTCTTATGCATCCCTGGTGAAAATTGTTGTTCCTTTAAGGCGACCAAGCATGGGCGTGCTACTCAAGAGATAAAGACTGATTTTGCGTTAATTACAGTGAAGGTGACTTGGTCGACTTTGGACTGA
- the LOC117853645 gene encoding uncharacterized protein: protein MVNLPDDLLLSILSRIPCKADRARMSVVCKAWRAVLARLKAPRPRPLPWFLLPTPHLGGPTSVACALSGFRVHHYISINPPGARFFGSHDGAGLFLHYSKKRSHLLLDARNSRVRDLPAEILRWNDPNVHRMVILAATLSSSPDDPNCVAAAIVAASRDPDPAPGAVAPLPPIQRCAAFWRMGWPRAIEGSLNADQSVPNPEDIVYHDGAFRFPLTHGDHILVCTPTMGQAGNLMTDWELQSFRPGGRIYDDQFIRARYLVESRGGLLLVLRFTAYPTQPWTTSLFKVFLATRRKIPNADADFPVANYPWSWIEPDTLGGRMLFVGYGCSRSYEVDQYPGFKDGIYFLDDGKLEDNAMIFGEDNMRQYPCSDNGKSSEGHVQRCFPRPDPSDYSAPVWLLP, encoded by the coding sequence ATGGTGAACCTCCCAGACGACCTCCTGCTTTCGATACTCAGCCGCATCCCTTGCAAGGCGGACCGCGCTCGGATGTCCGTCGTCTGCAAGGCGTGGCGCGCGGTGCTCGCCCGCCTCAaggccccgcgcccgcgcccgctcccgTGGTTCCTCCTCCCCACGCCCCACCTCGGCGGCCCCACCAGCGTTGCCTGCGCGCTCAGCGGCTTCCGCGTCCACCACTACATCTCCATCAACCCGCCTGGCGCGCGCTTCTTTGGCTCCCACGACGGCGCCGGGCTCTTCCTCCACTACAGCAAGAAGCGCAGCCACCTTCTCCTCGACGCCCGCAACTCCCGAGTCCGCGACCTCCCGGCCGAGATCCTGCGGTGGAACGACCCGAATGTCCACCGTATGGTCATCCTCGCCGCGACGCTGTCATCCTCGCCGGATGACCCGAactgcgtcgccgccgccatcgtcgcgGCGTCGCGGGATCCAGATCCAGCACCCGGCGCCGTGGCTCCCTTGCCACCAATCCAGCGCTGCGCTGCGTTCTGGCGCATGGGGTGGCCGCGGGCGATCGAGGGTTCTCTGAATGCGGACCAGTCTGTGCCCAATCCCGAGGACATCGTCTACCACGACGGAGCGTTCCGCTTTCCACTCACCCATGGCGACCACATCCTTGTGTGTACGCCGACCATGGGTCAAGCTGGGAATCTGATGACGGATTGGGAGTTGCAAAGCTTCCGTCCTGGTGGACGTATCTACGACGACCAGTTTATCCGCGCTCGCTACCTCGTCGAGTCCCGCGGGGGACTGCTCTTGGTCTTGAGATTCACGGCCTATCCTACTCAGCCATGGACGACGTCTTTGTTCAAGGTGTTCCTGGCGACTCGACGCAAGATACCTAACGCCGACGCCGACTTCCCTGTGGCTAATTACCCGTGGTCTTGGATCGAGCCGGACACGCTGGGTGGCCGGATGCTGTTCGTCGGGTATGGCTGCTCCAGATCCTACGAGGTGGATCAGTACCCTGGCTTCAAGGATGGCATTTACTTCCTGGATGAtggcaagcttgaagacaatgCAATGATCTTTGGCGAAGACAATATGAGGCAATACCCCTGCAGTGACAACGGGAAGTCGTCGGAAGGGCATGTCCAGCGCTGCTTCCCGAGGCCAGACCCATCGGACTACTCTGCTCCAGTTTGGCTTCTCCCTTGA